The proteins below are encoded in one region of Aquisphaera giovannonii:
- a CDS encoding replication-associated recombination protein A — MNRDATRGLFDEFEDEGRDPEPADDPNAPLAERMRPRTLAEYAGQSRVIGPGSLLGRALRAEGRIPSMILWGPPGTGKTTLARLVAAAAGLRFLPLSAVFSGVKEVRAAIDEAKRLSRRGTRVLLFIDEIHRFNKAQQDALLHAVEQGTVTLIGATTENPSFEVNAALLSRCRVAVLEPLSRDDIAAILDRALTHPERGLAGLAPRIDAEVVRKLAGWAEGDARVALTTLEQAVLATPPAADGSRVVTEQALAEALGQARYAYDRQGENHYNLASALIKSLRNSDADAALYWLARLIEGGADPLFIARRLCILASEDIGLADPQAMVQAAAAAQIVHQIGMPEGLYPLSQATIYLATAPKSGAVKKAYAAAAADASTTAREPVPLHLRNAVTSLMKDVGYGQGYRYVHDDPAAREEMTCLPESLRGRRYFERPETGG, encoded by the coding sequence ATGAATCGGGATGCAACCAGGGGGCTCTTCGACGAGTTCGAGGACGAGGGCCGCGATCCGGAGCCGGCCGATGACCCGAATGCCCCGCTCGCGGAGCGGATGCGGCCCCGGACGCTGGCGGAGTACGCGGGCCAGTCCCGCGTGATCGGCCCGGGCTCGCTCCTGGGCCGGGCCCTCCGCGCCGAGGGGCGGATCCCGTCGATGATCCTCTGGGGCCCGCCGGGGACGGGGAAGACGACGCTCGCCCGCCTGGTCGCCGCCGCGGCGGGCCTCCGGTTCCTCCCCCTCTCCGCGGTCTTCTCCGGCGTCAAGGAGGTCCGGGCGGCCATCGACGAGGCGAAGCGGCTGAGCCGCCGGGGCACCCGCGTCCTGCTCTTCATCGACGAGATCCACCGCTTCAACAAGGCCCAGCAGGATGCCCTCCTGCACGCCGTCGAGCAGGGGACCGTCACGCTCATCGGCGCGACGACCGAGAACCCGTCCTTCGAGGTGAACGCCGCCCTGCTCTCCCGGTGCCGCGTGGCCGTCCTCGAGCCGCTCTCCCGCGACGACATCGCCGCGATCCTGGACCGCGCCCTGACGCATCCCGAGCGTGGGCTTGCGGGCCTCGCGCCGCGGATCGATGCCGAGGTGGTGCGGAAGCTGGCCGGCTGGGCCGAGGGGGACGCCCGCGTCGCCCTGACGACGCTCGAGCAGGCCGTGCTGGCCACGCCCCCGGCGGCGGACGGCTCGCGGGTCGTGACCGAGCAGGCCCTCGCCGAGGCGCTCGGCCAGGCCCGCTACGCCTACGACCGCCAGGGCGAAAACCATTACAACCTCGCCTCGGCGCTGATCAAGAGCCTGCGGAACTCGGACGCCGACGCGGCTCTGTACTGGCTGGCCCGGCTCATCGAAGGCGGGGCCGATCCGCTCTTCATCGCGCGTCGGCTCTGCATCCTGGCCTCGGAGGACATCGGCCTCGCCGACCCGCAGGCGATGGTGCAGGCCGCCGCCGCCGCGCAGATTGTCCACCAGATCGGCATGCCGGAGGGGCTCTATCCGCTCTCGCAGGCGACGATCTACCTGGCGACCGCCCCCAAGTCGGGCGCCGTCAAGAAGGCCTATGCCGCCGCCGCGGCCGACGCCTCCACCACGGCGCGCGAGCCGGTCCCCCTGCACCTCCGGAACGCGGTGACCTCCCTCATGAAGGACGTGGGGTACGGGCAGGGCTACCGCTACGTCCACGACGACCCCGCCGCGCGCGAGGAGATGACCTGCCTCCCGGAATCCCTGCGGGGCCGCCGCTACTTCGAGCGGCCTGAAACCGGCGGCTGA
- a CDS encoding right-handed parallel beta-helix repeat-containing protein, with product MRLFAVAVTVACSLIPAVVEAQSSPRQRSARAPSIRWIGQDGHDYVAPNNRREPSGVQDVHLVLEGLDPAREVTHVDVKAESPWNEWEYDRPNFSWKLELKRARGARSADLFLEPGDTEAARTYHFLVEDDAGNKWEFDVRGRKVDRGLRMPGLAMQAKWLGQDRHDRVASGPSVGPDGIQDARIRLSGISAKIAVKSIRIEGQGGTKWQSGTNPDLLPNAEFWADPKTTGAGDLHFQPTRDVKGQKLKVVVRYDNDTEDSATVLAGRLDPKLRMPETPLPRLTTAAAKAEWLGQDGQGPGGPGDVHVRLSGMPRPSSLAEAVLTDGVTSTWAFRQGPAGRVQDADGNVFAPLVVRPAADDSALDLFFAPDRDEAKAGFTFRFADTAGRMTVARFEGGACDPGRRAPRPAGTRATAQPGDDLNRLADQNGTLILSPGTYRLASPLVLENPVTIDGGGKATLVFAQGAGEPPWTAAIKIHAGNTTLNGFAVRFVGKVRWDGAVSYGPAVIGTTDNKDRPRGGPRVNISLTRLDLESPAAEDPSKWAEAIRLVRLTNAAGGMIAGNVLRGGTIEFFDGPWQILNNDFRGTPAGTISHGIFSAHGTHDLVVKGNRAKPVEPAGKTWRFLVLTHRGVRDIVEENTIEGLGARPDDAAPWVNDPEIVLTEAYHVAYEGRIQALSADGLVLRTHRRQGNPVGSGDAVSLLDGPSAGEFRRIAQVIDAETYLLEAPIPKGTDAVSVARGFVDTSFLKNRIAMSPGRRADGFTSDGLILPGNHFGTRVEGNHISGGGLAMKLAAYPSETPVAWGWSHAPFLGGVVDGNILEDAIAGARLTVDHSARYVKSNRGRVYMSIRLDNNVVRWTDAFLKWRSSSGEKTPLAGLVLGELPSHDPAELAVRASCNRLEAPPGPEAGASLVVDAAEYNGQKLHRRRYSLPAAPGAARSSATTAPRADSSARR from the coding sequence ATGCGGCTCTTCGCGGTTGCCGTCACGGTGGCATGCTCGCTCATCCCCGCGGTGGTCGAGGCGCAGTCCTCGCCGAGGCAGCGAAGCGCGAGGGCCCCGTCGATCCGTTGGATCGGCCAGGACGGGCACGACTACGTGGCGCCGAACAACCGCCGCGAGCCGAGCGGCGTGCAGGACGTGCACCTCGTCCTGGAGGGGCTGGACCCGGCCCGCGAGGTCACCCACGTCGACGTGAAGGCGGAATCGCCCTGGAATGAGTGGGAGTACGACCGGCCCAACTTCTCGTGGAAGCTCGAGCTGAAGCGAGCCAGGGGGGCCCGGTCGGCCGACCTCTTCCTCGAGCCCGGGGACACCGAGGCGGCCCGGACCTATCACTTCCTGGTCGAGGACGACGCCGGAAACAAGTGGGAGTTCGACGTCCGCGGCCGGAAGGTCGATCGCGGCCTGCGGATGCCGGGGCTCGCCATGCAGGCCAAATGGCTGGGCCAGGACCGGCACGACCGGGTCGCGAGCGGCCCGTCCGTCGGCCCGGACGGCATCCAGGACGCCCGGATCCGCCTCTCGGGCATCTCCGCGAAGATCGCCGTGAAGTCCATCCGGATCGAGGGGCAGGGGGGGACGAAATGGCAGTCCGGCACCAATCCGGACCTCCTGCCGAACGCCGAGTTCTGGGCCGACCCGAAGACGACGGGCGCGGGCGACCTTCACTTCCAGCCCACGCGCGACGTGAAGGGCCAGAAGCTCAAGGTGGTCGTCCGCTACGACAACGACACGGAAGACTCGGCGACGGTCCTCGCCGGCCGCCTCGATCCGAAGCTGCGGATGCCCGAGACGCCCCTGCCTCGGCTGACGACCGCGGCGGCGAAGGCCGAATGGCTGGGCCAGGACGGCCAGGGCCCCGGGGGCCCCGGCGACGTCCACGTCCGCCTCTCCGGCATGCCGCGGCCGTCCTCGCTCGCCGAGGCGGTGCTGACCGACGGCGTGACCAGCACCTGGGCCTTCCGCCAGGGCCCGGCCGGGAGGGTTCAGGACGCCGACGGCAACGTCTTCGCGCCCCTCGTCGTCCGCCCGGCGGCGGATGACTCCGCGCTGGACCTCTTCTTCGCCCCCGACCGCGACGAGGCGAAGGCCGGCTTCACGTTCCGGTTCGCGGACACCGCCGGACGGATGACGGTCGCCCGCTTCGAGGGCGGCGCGTGCGATCCCGGCCGCAGGGCACCCCGTCCGGCCGGGACGCGCGCGACGGCCCAGCCCGGCGACGACCTGAACCGGCTGGCGGACCAGAATGGGACGCTGATCCTGTCGCCCGGCACGTATCGGCTCGCGAGCCCCCTCGTCCTCGAGAATCCGGTGACCATCGACGGCGGCGGCAAGGCGACGCTCGTCTTCGCCCAGGGGGCCGGCGAGCCGCCCTGGACGGCGGCCATCAAGATCCACGCGGGCAACACCACGCTCAACGGCTTCGCCGTCCGGTTCGTGGGGAAGGTCCGCTGGGACGGCGCGGTCAGCTACGGGCCGGCGGTCATCGGCACGACGGACAACAAGGACCGGCCCCGGGGCGGCCCGCGGGTGAACATCAGCCTCACCCGGCTGGACCTGGAATCCCCGGCCGCCGAGGATCCGTCGAAGTGGGCCGAGGCCATCCGGCTCGTCCGGCTGACGAACGCCGCGGGCGGCATGATCGCGGGCAATGTGCTCCGGGGCGGGACGATCGAGTTCTTCGACGGCCCCTGGCAGATCCTCAACAACGACTTCCGCGGCACGCCCGCCGGCACGATCTCGCACGGGATCTTCTCGGCCCACGGGACCCACGACCTGGTCGTGAAGGGCAACCGGGCGAAGCCCGTCGAGCCGGCCGGCAAGACCTGGCGGTTCCTGGTTCTGACCCATCGCGGCGTCCGGGACATCGTGGAGGAGAACACGATCGAGGGCCTGGGAGCCCGGCCGGACGACGCGGCCCCCTGGGTGAACGACCCCGAGATCGTCCTCACCGAGGCCTACCACGTCGCCTACGAGGGGCGGATCCAGGCCCTCTCGGCCGACGGCCTCGTCCTGCGGACGCACCGCCGCCAGGGGAATCCGGTGGGCAGCGGCGACGCGGTCTCGCTCCTGGACGGCCCCTCGGCGGGCGAGTTCCGCAGGATCGCCCAGGTGATCGACGCCGAGACGTACCTGCTCGAGGCGCCCATCCCGAAGGGGACCGACGCCGTGTCGGTCGCGCGAGGCTTCGTGGATACGAGCTTCCTCAAGAACCGGATCGCCATGAGCCCCGGGCGGCGGGCCGACGGGTTCACCTCGGACGGCCTGATCCTCCCGGGCAACCACTTCGGCACCCGCGTCGAGGGCAACCACATCTCGGGCGGCGGGCTCGCCATGAAGCTGGCCGCCTACCCGAGCGAGACGCCCGTCGCCTGGGGCTGGTCGCACGCCCCCTTCCTGGGCGGGGTCGTCGACGGGAACATCCTCGAGGACGCGATCGCCGGGGCACGGCTGACCGTGGACCACTCCGCGCGGTACGTGAAGTCGAACCGGGGCCGGGTGTACATGTCGATCCGGCTGGATAACAACGTCGTCCGCTGGACCGACGCGTTCCTGAAGTGGCGTTCGTCCTCCGGCGAGAAGACGCCGCTCGCGGGGCTGGTCCTCGGCGAGCTCCCCTCGCACGACCCGGCCGAGCTGGCGGTCCGCGCCTCGTGCAACCGCCTCGAGGCCCCGCCCGGCCCGGAGGCCGGCGCGAGCCTGGTCGTGGACGCGGCCGAGTACAACGGGCAGAAGCTGCACCGCCGAAGGTACTCACTCCCCGCGGCCCCGGGTGCGGCCCGGAGCTCCGCCACGACGGCCCCGCGGGCGGACTCCTCGGCGAGGCGGTGA
- a CDS encoding sialidase family protein produces MLISALRTATTALGLVLLAAGPAGADGPDFASSILFPEEDKHNHASCVIETAPGRLLATWYSGGGERKSDDVAVQGAWLEPGRAGWGPRFVMADTPGYPDCNPALFPSPTGEVWLFWPTILDHRWEGALLKFQVSGPSPPTGPISWSRSGVLHVTPASDEFAAVVQRAMDLLTPQEKESYREELAPFAARSRDLLYQRLGWMPRVRAIELRRDGASGHPGRWILPLYCDTFSLSLMAISDDGGKTWKAGRPMAGFGNIQPSLVEKKDGTLVAFMRDNGPHHRIRVSTSADAGETWGPVVDSSFPNPGAGIEAARLRDGCWALIYNDADRGRHTLAVSLSDDEGASWKWTRHLERREPGAGQYHYPSMFQGSDGNLHATYTYRDKGKGSTIKYARFDEAWIRQGDPASGGR; encoded by the coding sequence ATGCTCATTTCCGCACTCCGCACCGCGACGACGGCGCTCGGCCTGGTCCTGCTCGCGGCGGGCCCGGCCGGGGCCGACGGGCCCGATTTCGCGTCGTCCATCCTCTTCCCGGAGGAGGACAAGCACAACCACGCCTCGTGCGTGATCGAGACGGCCCCGGGCCGGCTCCTGGCGACCTGGTACTCCGGCGGCGGGGAGCGCAAGTCGGACGACGTGGCGGTGCAGGGGGCCTGGCTCGAGCCGGGGCGGGCCGGCTGGGGCCCGCGGTTCGTGATGGCGGACACCCCCGGGTATCCCGACTGCAACCCCGCGCTCTTCCCCAGCCCGACCGGCGAGGTCTGGCTCTTCTGGCCGACGATCCTCGACCATCGCTGGGAGGGCGCGCTCCTCAAGTTCCAGGTCTCCGGCCCGTCCCCGCCGACGGGCCCCATCTCCTGGTCCCGATCGGGGGTCCTCCACGTGACGCCCGCGAGCGACGAGTTCGCGGCCGTCGTCCAGCGGGCCATGGACCTGCTGACGCCCCAGGAGAAGGAGAGCTACCGGGAGGAGCTCGCCCCGTTCGCCGCACGCTCGAGGGACCTGCTCTATCAGCGGCTCGGGTGGATGCCCCGCGTCCGCGCGATCGAGCTGCGCCGGGATGGGGCGTCGGGGCACCCCGGGCGATGGATCCTGCCCCTCTACTGCGACACGTTCTCCCTGTCGCTGATGGCGATCAGCGACGACGGCGGCAAGACGTGGAAGGCGGGCCGGCCGATGGCCGGCTTCGGCAACATCCAGCCGAGCCTCGTCGAGAAGAAGGACGGCACCCTGGTGGCCTTCATGCGGGACAACGGGCCGCATCATCGCATCCGCGTGAGCACCTCGGCCGACGCGGGCGAGACCTGGGGGCCGGTCGTCGATTCGAGCTTCCCGAACCCGGGGGCGGGGATCGAGGCGGCCCGACTCCGCGATGGATGCTGGGCCCTCATCTACAACGACGCGGATCGCGGCCGGCACACCCTCGCGGTCTCGCTCTCCGACGACGAGGGGGCTTCCTGGAAGTGGACCAGGCACCTGGAGCGGCGGGAGCCGGGGGCCGGCCAGTACCATTACCCGTCGATGTTCCAGGGCTCCGACGGCAACCTGCACGCGACGTACACGTATCGCGACAAGGGGAAGGGCTCCACGATCAAATACGCCCGATTCGACGAGGCGTGGATCCGGCAGGGTGACCCGGCGTCCGGGGGACGCTGA